A genomic window from Silene latifolia isolate original U9 population chromosome Y, ASM4854445v1, whole genome shotgun sequence includes:
- the LOC141628910 gene encoding uncharacterized protein LOC141628910: MPIKEHLYEITSDLNQGAFVHGRSILENILICQDLVRLYNRGHGSPRCMFKLELQKAYDSIEWDFIDEIMGALNFPERFRRLVMTCVTTTSFPLNLNGSMFGYFSGKRGLMQGIPSPPFFLLSVWSTYLGSILLNLKLFFCGVDETVRADILQISGFRERHFPFKYLGIPIQPGRLSKQDCAILVGRIEARLLRVIFLIPKSVIKRIEAVCRNFFWDGGTEYNRPPLVAWHTICSSKQDGGLDVKNAEYWNAASVGKLVNWIYTKADRLWVLWVDHVYLKGQGWHT; this comes from the exons atgccgataaaagaacatttatatgaAATTACAAGTGATTTGAATCAGGGTGCTTTTGTCCATGGAAGGAGCATccttgaaaatattttgatttgccAGGACTTGGTAAGGCTATACAATAGGGGTCATGGTTCTCCTAGGTGTATGTTCAAATTAGAACTCCAGAAAGCCTATGATTCCATTGAGTGGGATTTTATTGATGAGATTATGGGTGCTCTGAACTTTCCTGAAAGATTTAGGAGACTGGTGATGACTTGTGTAACAACTACATCCTTCCCTCTGAATCTAAATGGTTCAATGTTTGGCTACTTCTCTGGTAAAAGAGGTTTAATGCAAGGGATCCCATCTCCCCCTTTCTTTTTACTATCTGTATGGAGTACATATCTAGG GTCAATCCTTCTAAATCTAAAGTTGTTTTTTTGTGGAGTGGATGAAACTGTTCGAGCTGATATACTACAGATTTCGGGCTTTAGAGAACGACATTTCCCATTTAAGTATTTGGGTATCCCTATCCAGCCAGGGAGGCTGTCCAAGCAGGACTGTGCTATTCTGGTGGGGAGGATTGAAGCCAGA CTACTGAGGGTCATCTTCCTGATTCCAAAATCAGTTATTAAAAGAATTGAAGCAGTGTGTAGGAATTTCTTTTGGGATGGTGGTACAGAATATAATAGGCCACCTCTAGTAGCCTGGCATACTATTTGTTCCAGCAAGCAGGACGGGGGATTAGATGTTAAAAATGCTGAATATTGGAATGCAGCAAGTGTAGGCAAGTTAGTGAATTGGATCTATACTAAGGCTGATAGACTCTGGGTGCTCTGGGTGGACCATGTCTACTTGAAGGGCCAAGGGTGGCATACTTAA